ACTGGTCTCTTTCTGATGTCCCCAACCTGTCCCCCGTCCCCTCTGTGATGTCCCCAACCTGTCCCAACGTCCCCAACCCATCCCGCATTCCCACTGTGCCCCCTCAGCGTCCCCAACCCGTCGCACTGTCCCCCTTCTGATGTCCCCAACCCATCACGGGCCCCCTCCATGATGTCCCCAACCCGTCCCCaacccatccccacgtccccaccgtGCCCCTCAGCGTCCTCACTGTCCCCCTCCATGATGTCCCCAACCCATCTCATGCCCCTCAGCGTCCCCAACCCGTCCCACTGTCCCCCTTCTGATGTCCCCAACCCATCACGGGCCCCCTCCATGGTGTCCCCcacctgtccccatgtccccaacccatccccacgtccccaccaagCCCCTCAGCgtccccaccctgtcccactgTGTCCCCGAGATGTCCCCGCACTCTCCGGCGGTACCTGGCCTCCTCGGGGTGACGTCCCCGTCCCCGGGGTCCCCCCGGCCGCTGGCCCCGTTATATAAGGCGAAAAGCGGCTCTTTTGGTTAAAGTGTCACCGGGATTAggccgagggaggggggaggaggcggATTCCAGCGCCGCGGGCGCCCGGACGCCTGGGGCCACccgacgcctgggtccccccgcccgccggccccaCACGCGCCCGAGGGGCCTATAGAGCCCCTATAGGGTAGGTCCCCCTATAGCTCAACCCCCACCCGCTTAGGACACCCCCAGCCCGTGCCCCCTGCAGACCCTAGGGAAGCCCCATAGGGCCCCAGTGCTGCCTACAAGGGCCATATAGATCCCCCAGGAGCCCCTATAgtggcccctatagcccccccaacGCCGCCCGTGGGACCCTGATGTCCCCGACCCCACCTCGCGCCCCCCCAAGGGCTCCGACAGGCCCCTGTGCACCCCTCATAGACACCTATAGATCCCTCTTGTGCTCCTATAGACCGCTACAGCCGCCTGTGGGCCCCCAGAACCCTCACGCCGACTCCTATAGATTCCTACAGCCCGCTCTAtaccccctgcagcccccataTGCCCCTTTAAACAccccattgcccccccccccatagagCCCTTATAGCCCTCTCTAGATCCCTACAGCCCCCTATAGGTTCATTATGGGTTTCTTTAGACTCCTGTAAACATTCTATAAGCTCCTATAGGCCCTGTAAGCCTCCCTATGGCTCCTATAGCCCCCTGTACCCCCCCCCGGCTCCTATAGGTCTCTATAACCCACCTATGAGCTCCTATAGATTCTCTACAGGCTCCTATAAACTCCTCCATGGGCTCCTTTAAGTGCCTAcaaccctcccccccgcccccaacagACTCCTATAAATCTTATAAATCCTCTTGGGTTCTCCTACAGATCGCTATAGGCCCCTACAAACTTTTCTATGGGTTCCTTTAAGTGCCTATAACCCCCCTAATAAACTTCTATAGATCCTATAAATCCTCCTGGGGGGGTCTTATAGCTCTCTATAATCCCCTAAAGGCTCCTATAAACTCCTCGATGGGCTCCTTTAAGCGTCTATAACCCCCCCCACAATGGACTCCTATAGATCCTATAAATCCTCCCGGCAGCTCCTATAGGTCTCTCTAGGCCCCTATAAGCTTCTACAGGCCCCTATAAACCCCTTTAAGTGCCTACAACCCCCCCCAAAGGGACTCATCCTATAGATCCTGCCGGGGGGTCCTATACGTCTTCCTAATCCCCTATAGATCCCTGAAGGCCCCTATAGGCCGCTCCCGCAgggtctctgctgccctccaatGGTCGAGAAGGGACCCGGgtgtccggggtggggggggacacgggacccgCCCCCCAGGTCTCCAGGGGTCCCCCGGCATCTGCATGACCCctaacccccccccctcccccccagggGACCCCAGGCGTTCGGGGCGTAGGGGACCCGGGTGTACGGAAACGGGAACTTTATTGAGCCGATACAAAACCTCCCGACTCGTTAAAAGCCACCAAAGGGCCCCAAAATcagcctcttccccccaccccacccaccccccccgcccccccccccccccaaaaaaaagggacccaggcatccgggagGAGGGGGGCCCAGGCATTCGGGCTgagctcccccccccgcccagaaCGGACACAACTCATCACACCGGTGTCCTCAggccagcagggcccggggggggacacacaacactcccagtgctcccagtaccgCTCCCAGCCCCCGACTGGTCCGAGGCCCACGCTCCCAGTGAGACCACACCGGGAGGTGGTACCCGGCCCCGAAACGGGTTGAAATCCTGGATAAACGGGCAAAAAAacaggcgtgggggggggggggtggggggggggggggggtggagggggggtggggtgctAAGAGTCGtagtcttcctcttcctcctcgtcctcgcgggcgcggggggggccaggggctggggggagcccccccgggagcccccccgggagcgcAGGGGGTCCCAGCGGCGCGAAGGGcaccccggggctgcgggagaggGGTCAGCGGACACGGGcgtctggggagggggggggagaagccccccccccccccccctttaaaaaCCTACGTTTTGGGGTGttctccctgccctctcccccccccaaaagggaCACACTTGTATGGGagcacctccctcccccccccgccccccccaaaaagggacccaggtgtccgggggggggggctATACCCACCCTTCCCCCCtctaaagacacattttttttggtgctttcccccccacccccacgggACCCAGATGTTTGGgtgcacaaccccccccccccccccccccccccaaaaaaaataaagggacccaggcgtccgttGGGCTGGTACCTGGCAAAATTGAGGGGGGgtcgggccggggggggctgcggcgTCTCCTCCTCCCCGTCGCTGTCACTGTCCTCAGAGTCCtccttggggggggggacacacaacaaGGAGGGGGAACAATGACAGCGAAGGGACCCAGGTTACCCCCGCCCCCAtccccaggggacccaggcgtctgggtgcccccccctcccccccccccaagccccccatggaccccccccctcccccccgcaatGGCCACAGGCATCCCCCCACCTCCAGGGGggcccctccccaccctccccagggacccaggtgtcccggcaccctccacccccccagcccagaggacaccccccccctccagccccaggggacccaggcatccaggcaccccccccaccccccaaaagggacaccccccccccacccccaaagggCACCCAGGCATCCGggtgctgcctcccccccccgcccccagctacCTCCTGCTCCGAGTCCGTCCCCGACTGTTTGGGGTCCTTCCCCTTTGCCCCGGGACCCCCATTCTTCCGGCCAGCGCCCGGGCGGCGACCCCTGcaacagaccccccccccccggcccccccgcttcgtcaggggacccaggcgtctgggggacaccccccaccccccccaacatcCCTATAGCACCCACCAGGTGCTGGGGGGACCCGGGCGTTTGTGGAGGGGACCCCAGAATTGGGGGACACCTGGGCATCtggcaggggggacccaggtgtttgTGGGGGGGCACCCAGGCATCTGGGGGGGGGCTCCCACCTCATTCCTGGAGAACCCCAGTAtccggggacacccccccaacTCCGTTCCCGTAGGACGCAGGCATCCAGGGGATACCCCCCCTATCCGTGCGGCACCCCACGTTGGGACCcaaggtgctggggggggacccaggcactCAGGGAGGGACCCCCAGCatttgggggggggaccccggcagccgggaggcgagggggggggacggggacaccccaGACGTCACAGGGGGGGTCACCCAGGCATCCGTCCCACCTTCGGGGTCCCCGCTCGCCCCTCAGCCGTGGGGCTCCTCGCCCCTCCCCCCTGCATGTCGGGCACGGGCGGCCACCAGGGTCCTTCAGGAAGTCGAACTGCTGCTCCAGCTCGATGCACTGCTtcctgggggggggcgggggggggctcagcaAGCCACGCCCACGGGCCACACCCATCCACaagccccaccccacccctggcACCCACTTCTGTCACGAGTCTTTGGGTGGAGgaagtggggaaactgaggcagggagtgCAAAGGGGACGCAGGTGTCTGGGGAACCCTTCCCAAGGGGGACCCACACCCCCAGGGGACCCTTTcgcaccccccaccacccccccaaagaCGACCCAAGGGGTCTGGGGGGACTCTTCCCCAGCCCTACAGGAGACCCAGGCGTCTGGGGGACCCTTCCCAACGCCCCAGGGGGGACCCCAGGTGTCCCAGGGAAccctccctcaccccccgcccaggggggacccaggcgtgtGGTGGTGGACCCCTTCCCCACCTTCCCCgagggggacccaggcgtctgggggGGGACCCTtttgcatcccccccccccaaaaaaggggacCCAGgcacctggggtgggggggttacTCACAGGTGGGAGGTGGTCATGGTCTTGGCGTTCCGGGACTGGGTGACGTGACAGGCCTTTCGCAGCAGCGGACTCCAGGAAAAGCTCCAGCGCCCGGGCTGAGCCGCTAAGGGACCCCCAcggacccaggcgtctgggtgccgccccccccccgacccctgcccctccctgggaccccccaggGAACCCAGGCATCCGGGGCAGCCCAacaccccccccaagccccctgcTCCATGGGACGCAGAGCTACCTAATGGCCAGAGGGGACCCAGGGGACCAGGGAAGGACACAAGTGTCTGGCgtggggggggacccaggtgtttgAGGTCTGGGGATCCCGGGGGaacccaggctgctggggggggggaggggggaccctGAGgagacccaggtgtctggggccggggttgggggcggggggggggggggcgggggggtcctgggggggccCGGGGCGTCCGGGAGGATACAGATGATGACGGGGACGGCAGCCGCCACCTTCCCGATCTCCTCGTCCGTTTGCATGATCTTCTTGATCCGCGCCtacagggaaagaagggaaactgaggcacggccaCGCCCATCACACGAACCCCACCCCAAATCTGAGCGCCCCCCCGCCTCCATCTTCCCACCTGGgccaggaaaggagggaggggggataCACACCCTGCCCCGCCCCGGACACGCCCACTCAACGAAGCCCCACCCCACACAAATCCACGCCTTGCCAAGCCACGCCCCCCGCCCTAGACCACgccccctgccagcctctccccTGGGCCTAGAAAGAGCCCCGCCCCCACAGGCCACGCCCCCACCCCGCAGCCAATCCCCTTCAAGCTgcgcccccccgccacccccccccccccccccgtgtggccacacaccccccacccggCGGGGCCCAGACAGGAGGGTGGGGAATGAGGCCCCGCCCCTGCACAGGCTCCGCCCCACTCCAAAACCACGCCCCCCTCTCCGAGGCCACGCCCCTGCGCGAGCGAGACCCCCCCGAGCCCCCCTCAGCCTCCACCGCAACGAGGCCCCCGCCCACCCCAAGCCACGCCCCTCCACAACATCAcgcccccccactcccccgtTGCCATGGTGATGCCAGCCTTCCCTCCCCCCNNNNNNNNNNNNNNNNNNNNNNNNNNNNNNNNNNNNNNNNNNNNNNNNNNNNNNNNNNNNNNNNNNNNNNNNNNNNNNNNNNNNNNNNNNNNNNNNNNNNNNNNNNNNNNNNNNNNNNNNNNNNNNNNNNNNNNNNNNNNNNNNNNNNNNNNNNNNNNNNNNNNNNNNNNNNNNNNNNNNNNNNNNNNNNNNNNNNNNNNGGGGGCACAGGGGGTGCTGCcctcccccagcgcccccccccccccccccccaatttttccCCCAGGATCTTCCTCAAAATCAAGAGCCGCAACGCCCACATGAAGATCCACCGGCAACAAGAGGCTTGGGGGGGTTCGAccccgctcctgccccccccGTGGCCCCCTGGCCCCCCTATCATGGGGGGGTACACGCAGCAGCCCCCAGCGTGAGGATGCCCCTCCCCGAAATGagggttccccccccctccaggaCACGGATGAGGATGGAACGAGAGAGTTTATTGCGGAGATGATGCTTGGCCCCACGGAAAAGGGGTGCGGGCCCCCTCCCacggaaaaaaaaagggggtccCCATCAATAAATAAAGTCCAAGTGTCccccggggggggtccctgtgatgctgggggggggggcgggggggtccctcACACCTCGATGTGGGGGGTCGGAAGCCCCGGCCCTCGcgctgcagctgctcctcctgccgcAGCTTCGGCTTCTCTGTCCTCGTGTGCCACACCAGAAcctggcggaggggggggggaaagtggggGGGGGCATCAGCAGGACCCCCTCAgtgacccccccagcccagcctgggaccCCTTGGTGAGGCCCAGGCCCCCAGCGACCCCCCTCCAGCACCGCAGGGAGCCCCTCGGGGTTCCTGTCACCCAACACCCCCAAGGGACCCcagtccccccccaacccccccccccacaaaaaaacccaccgagggcccccccccaacctcttgAGGGACCTGAGGGACCAGCCAGaacccccccgggc
The genomic region above belongs to Rissa tridactyla isolate bRisTri1 chromosome 29, bRisTri1.patW.cur.20221130, whole genome shotgun sequence and contains:
- the LOC128901796 gene encoding LOW QUALITY PROTEIN: dr1-associated corepressor-like (The sequence of the model RefSeq protein was modified relative to this genomic sequence to represent the inferred CDS: deleted 1 base in 1 codon), coding for MATGEWGGARIKKIMQTDEEIGKVAAAVPVIISRALELFLESLLRKACHVTQSRNAKTMTTSHLKQCIELEQQFDFLKDPGGRPCPTCRGEGRGAPRLRGERGPRRGRRPGAGRKNGGPGAKGKDPKQSGTDSEQEEDSEDSDSDGEEETPQPPPARPPLNFASPGVPFAPLGPPALPGGLPGGLPPAPGPPRAREDEEEEEDYDS